In Rosa chinensis cultivar Old Blush chromosome 1, RchiOBHm-V2, whole genome shotgun sequence, a genomic segment contains:
- the LOC112171588 gene encoding uncharacterized protein LOC112171588 translates to MDRSWMHADRRSYEYKLGVKEFCQFAVDNARDPNRICCPCTKCGNVKDFSAQVIKDHLFMNGIDVGYDKWTEHGEVVVESESDSDIDSAETEGVESESVEGNAGADYEVQLDSDVELEGNENDELSTECNEFRQFVEDANKPLYPGCNRHTKMNVLVRLYNLKAKHGMSDAAYSDWLIAFAEFLPIGNEIPASVYEAKKTLSALGMNYTKIHACPNDCILYRKQYADEMCCPTCGISRWEVCKNKKEREGVPAKVLWYFPPIPRFKRMFQSIETLKSLTWHATNRNKDGLIRHPADSTSWKLVDDKWPDFDSEPRNLRLALSSDGFNPHSSLSSKYSCWPVILVTYNLPPWLVMKRKHMMLTLLISGPKQPGNDIDVYLEPLIDDLKLLWEGVNGVYDAIKNENFTLRALLFWTINDFPAYGNLSGSIVKGYNACPICLDKTEPTRLVHGGKMAYTIHRRFLGRHHPYRKLRAAFNNQPEHATAPVPLSGEELLRRLEEEVPQWPHCLDVMHIEKNVCDSLIGTLLNIPGKTKDGLKTRLDLGEMGIRQQLHPNLDGPKKKRFPLASWNLTVDEKKCMCGSFHGMKVPENYCSNISSLVSMDDLRLTGLKSHDCHALMQQLLPIAIRGVLEKPVRVAVIRLCLFFNEICSKTIDASRLPKIQSNLVETLCELEKYFPPSFFDIMVHLTVHLVREVELCGPICFRWMYPFERYMKVCKGYVRNKRHPEGCIAECYIAEEAIEFLAELLLDDKTVGIPKEKYIVDKPTSGATVESVYGKEFQQAHLCVLQNTDEFRSYFLEHMEHLKREFPKYKKNKKWLLDKQNKTFGQWVKERVESQLAEPGCDIPEIVRWLADEPSNEVPKFSGYQIGGVQYNTKFRDDLRSTQSSGVYLVAKTPQVATARDKNLITEDMSFYGVIVEIWELDYGQFRVPIFKCDWVENQKGVRVDDLGFTLVNLNRKGYLNDSFVLGKSVEQIFYVEDPVDRRWHVVVRVPKRDYHESVEYDDVGDTILSHPPIATTMPTIQSLENYPDEEPMGYRRAGDEDIVVEGE, encoded by the exons ATGGATAGGtcatggatgcatgctgataggagGTCTTATGAATATAAGCTAGGAGTGAAGGAGTTTTGTCAGTTTGctgttgataatgctagagacccTAATCGCATTTGTTGTCCTTGCACAAAATGTGGAAATGTGAAAGACTTTTCTGCACAAGTGATAAAGGATCACTTGTTTATGAATGGGATAGACGTAGGTTATGATAAATGGACAGAACATGGGGAGGTTGTGGTAGAGTCAGAATCAGATAGTGATATTGATAGCGCAGAGACAGAGGGTGTTGAATCTGAATCTGTGGAGGGTAATGCAGGGGCAGATTATGAAGTACAATTAGATAGTGATGTGGAGTTGGAAGGCAATGAGAATGATGAGCTTTCAACTGAGTGTAATGAATTCAGGCAGTTTGTAGAAGATGCCAACAAACCCTTATACCCGGGTTGCAATAGGCACACAAAGATGAATGTGTTGGTTAGGCTTTACAACTTGAAAGCGAAGCATGGTATGAGTGATGCAGCATACTCTGACTGGTTGATTGCCTTTGCTGAATTTCTGCCCATAGGAAACGAGATACCTGCCTCTGTGTACGAGGCAAAGAAGACTTTGAGTGCATTGGGAATGAATTACACCAAAATACACGCTTGCCCGAATGACTGTATTCTATATAGAAAACAGTATGCTGATGAAATGTGTTGTCCTACATGTGGTATTTCTAGGTGGGAAgtctgcaaaaacaaaaaagaaagggaGGGAGTACCTGCAAAAGTGTTGTGGTACTTTCCACCGATTCCTAGGTTCAAAAGAATGTTTCAATCAATTGAAACATTGAAGAGTTTAACTTGGCATGCCACCAATAGAAACAAGGATGGCTTAATTCGGCATCCTGCAGATTCTACGTCTTGGAAGTTGGTAGATGATAAATGGCCAGATTTTGATAGTGAGCCAAGAAACCTACGGCTTGCATTGTCATCAGATGGGTTCAATCCCCATAGTTCCTTAAGTAGCAAGTATAGTTGTTGGCCCGTTATTTTGGTAACCTATAATCTGCCTCCATGGTTGGTAATGAAGAGGAAACACATGATGCTGACCTTATTGATATCAGGCCCTAAACAACCGGGAAACGACATTGATGTTTACCTTGAACCGTTAATAGATGACTTGAAGCTATTATGGGAAGGGGTGAATGGAGTTTACGATGCCATTAAGAATGAAAATTTTACCCTTAGGGCTTTACTGTTCTGGACAATCAATGATTTTCCAGCTTATGGTAACCTTTCAGGAAGTATAGTGAAAGGCTATAATGCATGTCCTATTTGCCTTGATAAAACAGAACCTACAAGGCTAGTTCATGGAGGAAAGATGGCCTACACCATTCATCGGCGGTTTTTAGGAAGACACCATCCTTATCGAAAGCTAAGGGCTGCTTTCAATAACCAGCCAGAACATGCAACAGCTCCAGTGCCATTGAGTGGAGAAGAATTGTTGAGGAGGTTGGAGGAGGAAGTTCCACAGTGGcc GCACTGCCTTGATGTCATGCACATTGAAAAAAATGTGTGTGATAGTCTAATAGGGACGCTGTTGAACATTCCCGGAAAAACCAAGGACGGACTGAAAACTCGTTTGGATTTGGGGGAAATGGGTATAAGGCAACAGCTGCACCCAAATCTAGATGGTCCGAAAAAGAAGCGCTTCCCATTGGCAAGCTGGAACCTAACAGTAGATGAGAAAAAATGTATGTGTGGATCATTTCATGGCATGAAGGTTCCTGAAAACTATTGTTCAAACATTTCGAGCCTTGTTTCAATGGATGATTTGAGGCTGACCGGACTTAAGTCCCATGATTGTCATGCCTTAATGCAACAGCTACTCCCAATTGCTATCCGAGGGGTGTTGGAAAAACCGGTCAGAGTTGCAGTAATCAGGCTTTgccttttttttaatgaaatttgcaGCAAGACTATAGATGCTTCAAGGCTTCCAAAAATACAAAGTAATCTGGTCGAAACTTTGTGTGAgcttgagaagtattttccgcCATCTTTCTTCGACATAATGGTTCATTTAACAGTCCACTTGGTTAGAGAAGTTGAACTATGTGGACCGATTTGTTTTCGATGGATGTACCCTTTCGAAAGGTATATGAAGGTGTGCAAAGGGTACGTTAGAAATAAAAGGCATCCGGAAGGGTGCATTGCTGAGTGTTATATAGCTGAAGAGGCGATTGAGTTCTTAGCTGAACTTCTCCTTGATGACAAGACTGTTGGcatcccaaaagaaaaatacatagtTGACAAGCCTACCTCCGGTGCAACTGTTGAGTCAGTTTATGGCAAAGAATTTCAGCAAGCTCATCTATGCGTGCTTCAAAACACTGATGAATTTAGAAGCTACTTTTT GGAACACATGGAGCATTTGAAGAGGGAGTTTCCCAAgtacaaaaagaataaaaaatggcTGCTGGACAAACAAAACAAGACTTTTGGCCAGTGGGTGAAGGAGAGG gTTGAATCACAGCTTGCAGAACCAGGTTGTGACATCCCAGAGATTGTGAGGTGGCTAGCAGATGAACCAAGCAATGAAGTCCCGAAGTTTAGTGGTTACCAAATAGGGGGGGTGCAATATAACACTAAGTTTCGCGATGATCTTCGGTCGACACAAAGCAGTGGGGTTTATTTGGTTGCCAAAACACCTCAAGTAGCTACTGCTAGGGACAAAAACCTTATTACTGAAGACATGAGCTTCTATGGGGTGATTGTTGAAATATGGGAACTTGACTATGGTCAGTTTAGGGTTCCTATTTTTAAGTGTGATTGGGTAGAGAATCAAAAGGGTGTTAGAGTAGATGATCTTGGGTTCACTTTGGTTAATCTGAATAGGAAAGGTTATCTAAACGAtagttttgttttaggaaaaagtGTGGAGCAAATATTTTATGTTGAAGACCCTGTAGATCGTAGGTGGCATGTTGTGGTAAGAGTCCCAAAAAGAGACTACCATGAATCTGTTGAGTATGATGATGTTGGGGACACCATTCTTTCTCACCCCCCCATCGCAACTACGATGCCTACTATTCAGTCACTTGAGAACTATCCGGATGAGGAGCCAATGGGTTATAGGCGTGCAGGGGATGAGGATATAGTAGTTGAGGGAGAGTAG
- the LOC112187048 gene encoding 21 kDa protein, translated as MEPSFSKHFFTSSLIVLLFTTCSIFCSISAARDLAPKTNTEFIKTSCGATTYPKLCLASLSSQASVIQTSPKLIACAALNVTLSSAKSTSTMMLRLSHGHGMKPREVAAMRDCVELLSDSVDELQRSISKMVNFRSSGFELMISDVQTWVSAALTDEGTCSDGFAGNGLNGNLKTVVRGRIVNIAQLTSNALALINRYASVHS; from the coding sequence ATGGAACCCTCATTTTCTAAACATTTCTTTACATCTTCTCTCATAGTACTACTCTTCACTACTTGTAGCATATTCTGCTCAATCTCAGCAGCTAGAGACCTTGCCCCGAAAACCAATACCGAGTTCATTAAAACATCTTGTGGTGCAACAACCTATCCAAAACTCTGCCTTGCCTCTCTCTCAAGCCAAGCAAGTGTCATCCAAACAAGTCCTAAACTTATTGCTTGTGCAGCCCTTAATGTGACACTTTCGTCTGCTAAATCAACCTCCACTATGATGTTAAGGCTCTCCCACGGCCATGGCATGAAGCCTAGAGAAGTTGCTGCCATGAGGGACTGCGTCGAACTGTTGAGTGACTCGGTGGACGAGCTTCAGAGGTCTATTTCGAAGATGGTTAACTTTAGGAGTTCTGGGTTTGAGCTTATGATAAGTGATGTTCAAACTTGGGTTAGTGCTGCCTTGACGGATGAGGGCACCTGCTCGGATGGGTTTGCTGGAAATGGATTGAATGGGAATTTGAAGACTGTTGTGAGGGGTCGGATTGTGAACATTGCACAATTGACTAGCAATGCCTTGGCTTTGATTAACAGATACGCCTCGGTTCATAGTTGA
- the LOC112201018 gene encoding 21 kDa protein: MARSSILFLLLALFALTANSASTTTASNFVKTSCSTTTYPDLCVQSLSSFSTAIQQSPRQLAQTALSVSLTRAQFAKSFVTKLTKFKGLSHKEYEAIDDCLEEMGDSVDRLSKSVDELKKMGKSSKGQDFLWHMSNVETWVSAALTDDNTCLDGFSGKAMNGKIKASIRAQVLNVAKVTSNALALCNHFASKY, encoded by the coding sequence ATGGCTAGATCCTCCATTCTCTTTCTACTTCTTGCCCTCTTCGCCCTCACCGCCAACTCTGCTTCCACCACCACTGCCTCCAACTTCGTCAAAACCTCATGCAGCACCACCACCTACCCTGACCTCTGCGTTCAGTCCCTCTCATCATTCTCCACCGCGATCCAGCAAAGCCCTCGCCAGCTGGCGCAGACCGCCCTCTCCGTCAGCCTCACCCGAGCCCAGTTCGCCAAGTCCTTCGTCACCAAGCTGACCAAGTTCAAAGGTTTGAGCCACAAGGAGTACGAGGCCATCGACGACTGCCTTGAGGAGATGGGTGACAGCGTCGACCGGCTGAGCAAGTCCGTGGACGAGCTGAAGAAGATGGGGAAGTCATCCAAGGGCCAGGATTTCTTATGGCACATGAGCAATGTCGAGACTTGGGTCAGCGCTGCGTTGACTGACGACAACACTTGCCTTGATGGGTTCTCCGGGAAGGCCATGAATGGCAAGATCAAGGCCTCCATTAGAGCTCAGGTGCTTAATGTTGCTAAGGTTACTAGTAATGCTCTGGCCCTTTGCAACCACTTTGCCTCCAAATACTGA
- the LOC112187042 gene encoding cyclin-dependent kinase F-4 yields MERYELIKKVGHGAFGTVWRAKNKQTGEVVAIKELKKRYYSWDECISLREVKSLQKMNHPNIVELKHLILSENNILYFVFDYMEFNLYQLMKDKVMPFPESQVRDWCLEVFKGLAHMHQRGYFHRDLKPENLLLNKDFKIKIADLGFAREIDSQPPHTEYVSTRWYRAPELLFPGLYSSKVDMWAMGAIMAELLTLRPLFPGISQADEMYKICSVLGTPTEDSWADGLRLARDMNYQFPQLARVHLSSLIPSVSDHAISLISSLCSWDPSKRPTAAEAPHHPFFQSCYYQYYVPPPLRCHKSTTAGATRGASEQQKYLPPGKRVDHIPTLVNKGRNVARGTMGKPLHPRPMKAGVQWIGKSRESSQSTVTLSTTKSISSF; encoded by the coding sequence ATGGAGAGGTACGAGTTAATAAAGAAAGTTGGCCATGGAGCATTTGGGACTGTCTGGCGAGCTAAAAATAAGCAGACTGGTGAAGTTGTTGCAATTAAAGAACTCAAGAAAAGATACTATTCATGGGATGAGTGCATCAGTCTTCGAGAAGTTAAGTCATTGCAGAAAATGAATCATCCAAACATTGTGGAGCTAAAACATTTGATCCTATCAGAAAATAATATTTTGTACTTTGTGTTCGACTATATGGAGTTCAACCTGTACCAGCTTATGAAAGATAAGGTAATGCCTTTCCCTGAATCTCAAGTGAGAGATTGGTGTTTAGAAGTTTTCAAAGGCCTTGCTCATATGCATCAACGCGGATATTTTCATCGCGATCTAAAGCCGGAGAACTTGTTGCTTAACAAAGATTTCAAAATCAAGATTGCAGATCTTGGTTTTGCTCGGGAAATCGATTCCCAACCACCCCATACTGAATATGTGTCGACACGCTGGTACCGAGCTCCGGAACTCTTGTTCCCAGGTTTGTATAGCTCTAAAGTTGATATGTGGGCAATGGGTGCAATCATGGCCGAGTTGCTTACTCTCCGCCCTCTATTTCCTGGTATTAGTCAAGCAGATGAAATGTACAAAATTTGCAGTGTACTTGGCACACCAACCGAGGATTCATGGGCCGATGGGCTTCGTCTTGCAAGAGATATGAACTACCAGTTTCCACAGTTGGCTCGTGTTCATCTTTCGTCACTTATTCCATCAGTTAGTGATCATGCAATTAGCCTCATTAGTTCACTTTGTTCTTGGGACCCTTCCAAGAGGCCAACAGCTGCAGAGGCCCCCCACCATCCTTTCTTCCAGAGTTGCTATTATCAGTATTATGTTCCTCCACCTCTTCGTTGTCACAAATCAACAACTGCTGGAGCAACAAGGGGAGCGTCGGAGCAGCAAAAATATCTGCCTCCTGGAAAGAGAGTCGATCATATTCCTACCTTAGTGAACAAGGGAAGGAACGTTGCACGCGGTACTATGGGGAAGCCGCTGCATCCGCGTCCCATGAAAGCTGGAGTCCAATGGATTGGCAAGTCAAGAGAATCAAGTCAATCAACCGTTACATTGTCAACAACTAAAAGCATAAGTAGTTTTTGA
- the LOC112182399 gene encoding pectinesterase inhibitor 4 has product MGTPTFLSTLLLFILFINTTTATSSSSQTYKTYVKTACNSTTYPEICYKALSTYARSVKSNPQKLCNYALSVTLKAAKKASSTVSKLSNKKGLTKAEAGVVEDCIENIEDSVDELKQAVTAMKNLGDADVQLHLDDIKTWVSASLTDEDTCTDGFDEQKVSAAVKNTINKSILTVARLASNALSLINNLSY; this is encoded by the coding sequence atgggaACTCCCACATTTCTCTCCACTCTTCTCCTATTCATCCTCTTCATCAACACGACCACGGCTACTTCTTCTTCGAGCCAAACCTACAAAACCTACGTCAAAACAGCCTGCAACTCCACCACgtacccagaaatttgctacaAGGCTCTCTCCACCTACGCCAGATCCGTCAAATCAAACCCTCAGAAGCTCTGCAACTATGCCCTCTCCGTAACCCTAAAAGCCGCGAAAAAAGCCTCTTCCACGGTGTCGAAGCTGTCCAATAAGAAAGGATTGACGAAAGCAGAGGCCGGGGTAGTGGAGGATTGCATAGAGAACATTGAGGATTCCGTCGATGAGCTCAAACAGGCGGTGACTGCCATGAAAAATTTGGGAGATGCGGATGTCCAACTTCATTTGGATGACATAAAGACTTGGGTTAGCGCTTCGCTGACGGATGAGGACACCTGTACGGATGGATTCGATGAGCAGAAGGTAAGTGCGGCGGTGAAGAACACCATTAATAAGAGCATTCTCACTGTTGCTAGATTGGCTAGCAATGCTTTATCTCTCATCAACAACCTCAGTTACTAG
- the LOC112200928 gene encoding 21 kDa protein has product MASSSFTSLLIVLSISCCIFYSTSAARDLPPKTNTEFMKTSCSATRYPKLCLTSLASQATAIQTSPKLMAAAALSVTLSSAKSTSTMMLSLSHSHGMKPREVAAMRDCVEVLSDSVDELQRSISEMANFKSSDFEMMISDVQTWVSAALTDESTCTDGFAGNGLNGNLKTVVRGKIVNIAQLTSNALALINRYASVHG; this is encoded by the coding sequence atGGCCTCCTCATCTTTCACATCTCTTCTTATAGTACTTTCCATTAGTTGCTGCATATTCTACTCAACCTCAGCAGCTAGAGACCTTCCACCAAAAACCAACACTGAGTTCATGAAAACATCTTGTAGTGCAACAAGATACCCAAAACTTTGTCTTACTTCCCTTGCAAGCCAAGCAACTGCAATCCAAACAAGTCCGAAACTCATGGCGGCTGCAGCCCTTAGCGTGACACTTTCCTCTGCTAAATCAACCTCTACCATGATGTTGAGTCTCTCCCACAGCCACGGAATGAAGCCTAGAGAAGTTGCTGCCATGAGGGACTGCGTTGAAGTGTTGAGCGATTCTGTGGACGAGCTTCAGAGGTCTATTTCCGAGATGGCTAACTTTAAGAGCTCGGATTTTGAGATGATGATAAGTGATGTACAAACTTGGGTTAGCGCGGCCTTAACGGATGAGAGTACCTGCACAGATGGGTTTGCTGGAAATGGGTTGAACGGGAATTTGAAGACTGTTGTGAGGGGGAAGATTGTAAACATTGCACAATTGACTAGCAATGCCTTGGCCTTAATCAACAGATACGCCTCAGTTCATGGTTAA
- the LOC112171579 gene encoding pectinesterase inhibitor 4: MAASSSTPEPHNSYLLRACNSTTYPQICYKSLFSYASTINSNPQKLCSFALSVALKAARNASSTVTKLSKRNGLTHSEALVVKDCIENIRDSIDELKQSVSAMSNLGGANMEYQLGDIKTWVSAALTDDDTCMEGFDEVKG, encoded by the coding sequence ATGGCAGCCTCCTCTTCAACCCCAGAACCTCACAACTCCTATCTCCTAAGAGCTTGCAATTCAACCACATACCCACAAATTTGCTACAAGTCCCTCTTCTCCTACGCCTCCACAATCAACTCAAACCCTCAGAAGCTCTGCAGCTTCGCCCTCTCTGTCGCCCTTAAAGCCGCCCGCAACGCCTCCTCCACCGTGACGAAGCTGTCCAAGAGGAATGGATTGACACACTCAGAGGCTTTGGTCGTCAAGGATTGCATAGAGAATATCAGGGACTCCATTGACGAGCTCAAGCAGTCCGTGAGTGCCATGAGCAACTTGGGAGGTGCCAATATGGAATACCAGTTGGGTGACATAAAGACTTGGGTCAGCGCTGCCCTAACAGACGATGATACTTGTATGGAAGGGTTTGATGAGGTGAAGGGCTAG